The following proteins come from a genomic window of Mesorhizobium sp. 131-2-1:
- the repC gene encoding plasmid replication protein RepC: protein MGTHTATTPFGRRPMTLALVQANAAAREIPQGSVVEKWQVYRWLCEGKSIIGVGDRALAVLSGLLSFYPDDQISEENGLMVFPSNAQLSMRAHGMADSTLRRNLAELVTCGLIIRRDSPNGKRFARKGQGGTVMEAFGFSLAPLLTRAEEFQRAAEQVRADSRALKLMRERITLHRRDIHKLVEAAIDESAPGDWGAIWTRFRAIVEAIPRRAGLPELEGIVAELTVLHDEVDSMLESFMNFTNPSGNESQTERQQSDSNTDSNFEFEPALEKSGATVAPRRAVDEKPKGYPIGLVLKACPEIADYAADGIANWRDLMITAAQVRGYLGVSPSAYEEACHVMGQEVAAIVIACILQRAQHINSAGGYLRVLTEKARAGQFSVGPMLMAALKANGATVRMTG from the coding sequence ATGGGGACGCATACCGCAACGACGCCCTTTGGGCGGCGGCCAATGACGCTTGCGCTGGTGCAGGCGAACGCGGCGGCACGAGAGATCCCGCAAGGGTCCGTCGTGGAGAAATGGCAGGTCTATCGCTGGCTTTGCGAGGGCAAGTCGATCATCGGCGTGGGAGACCGCGCTTTGGCCGTGCTGAGCGGGCTGTTGTCATTCTATCCGGACGATCAGATCAGTGAGGAAAACGGCCTGATGGTCTTCCCCTCGAACGCCCAGCTGTCAATGCGGGCGCACGGCATGGCTGATTCCACGCTGCGCCGAAATCTGGCTGAACTGGTGACTTGCGGTCTGATCATCCGCCGTGACAGTCCGAACGGCAAAAGGTTCGCTCGCAAGGGGCAGGGCGGGACTGTCATGGAAGCGTTCGGCTTCTCACTGGCGCCGCTGCTGACGCGAGCTGAGGAGTTCCAGCGCGCGGCCGAGCAGGTTCGCGCCGACAGCCGGGCGCTGAAATTGATGCGGGAGCGGATCACGCTCCATCGCCGTGACATCCACAAGCTAGTCGAGGCCGCGATCGACGAGAGCGCGCCTGGCGACTGGGGAGCTATCTGGACGCGGTTCAGAGCCATCGTGGAGGCGATTCCGAGGCGGGCAGGGCTGCCAGAGCTAGAAGGGATCGTTGCTGAGCTGACCGTGCTCCATGACGAAGTGGACAGCATGCTGGAAAGCTTCATGAATTTCACGAATCCGAGCGGCAATGAGTCCCAAACTGAGCGGCAGCAATCTGATTCAAACACCGACTCTAATTTTGAATTTGAACCTGCTTTAGAGAAAAGCGGGGCGACGGTCGCACCAAGACGGGCAGTCGACGAGAAGCCGAAAGGCTATCCGATCGGACTTGTGCTGAAAGCCTGCCCCGAGATTGCCGACTATGCAGCCGACGGGATCGCAAACTGGCGCGATTTGATGATCACCGCGGCCCAGGTGCGAGGCTACCTTGGCGTGTCGCCCTCGGCCTATGAGGAGGCTTGCCATGTGATGGGCCAGGAGGTCGCCGCGATCGTGATTGCCTGCATCCTGCAGAGGGCGCAGCATATCAACTCGGCCGGCGGTTATCTGCGGGTGCTGACCGAAAAGGCGAGGGCAGGGCAGTTCTCCGTCGGGCCGATGCTGATGGCGGCGCTTAAAGCCAATGGCGCCACCGTGAGGATGACCGGATGA
- a CDS encoding DUF5131 domain-containing protein, protein MALCPEHRFWLRTAYPQLYGQYIEQIAHDRLEWLAWRVSVSQVLRELGRQEEATGDGPAWPLANVDVE, encoded by the coding sequence ATGGCGCTTTGTCCGGAGCATCGATTTTGGCTGAGGACCGCGTATCCGCAGCTTTACGGTCAGTACATTGAACAGATCGCCCATGATCGTCTCGAATGGCTTGCCTGGCGGGTTTCGGTGAGCCAGGTGCTGCGGGAGCTTGGCCGGCAGGAGGAGGCGACCGGCGATGGCCCCGCGTGGCCGCTGGCCAATGTCGATGTCGAATGA
- a CDS encoding DUF982 domain-containing protein yields the protein MTSLAFLVPVPVRTNGVINDITTVREALVFLNQWPKPRRGPVYGCAVRSCNAAIAGQMTTDQARKAFVGFARIARILADSDFPLPNEANPAERSPKDRRFS from the coding sequence ATGACAAGTCTGGCTTTTCTGGTCCCGGTCCCGGTTAGGACCAACGGTGTGATCAACGACATAACCACAGTCCGAGAGGCGCTCGTATTTTTAAACCAATGGCCGAAACCGCGGCGAGGACCGGTGTATGGTTGCGCTGTGAGGAGCTGCAACGCCGCGATCGCCGGTCAGATGACCACCGATCAGGCGCGGAAGGCATTTGTCGGGTTTGCCAGGATTGCCCGTATCCTGGCTGATTCCGATTTCCCGCTGCCGAACGAGGCCAACCCTGCAGAAAGGTCCCCAAAAGACCGCCGCTTCTCCTAA
- a CDS encoding NADH dehydrogenase ubiquinone Fe-S protein 4, which produces MPELLTGAKQSSRITSRSWQGEELQLFDGGLNTPASAHQSARIFRPSRSVMTSARVTRRPWRLEFERRTPTVIDHLMGYCGGGDMLTQVQLDFPSRNSAIAFAERHGLDYVVQTVQPQRPRRNVRTVSAKRLLIPVPCNSPGGR; this is translated from the coding sequence ATGCCGGAGCTACTCACAGGAGCCAAACAATCGAGCCGGATCACCTCAAGGTCCTGGCAGGGCGAGGAACTCCAACTGTTTGATGGTGGTCTCAACACCCCGGCTTCGGCCCACCAATCGGCACGGATCTTTCGGCCTAGCCGTTCGGTCATGACTTCGGCGCGTGTTACGCGCCGGCCCTGGCGCCTTGAGTTCGAACGCCGAACTCCGACCGTCATCGATCATCTGATGGGCTATTGCGGCGGCGGCGACATGCTTACCCAAGTGCAGTTGGATTTTCCCAGCCGAAATTCGGCCATCGCCTTCGCTGAGCGGCACGGGCTGGATTATGTCGTACAAACTGTTCAGCCCCAGCGGCCTCGACGAAACGTTCGAACCGTTTCCGCAAAGCGGCTGCTCATCCCAGTCCCCTGCAACAGCCCAGGCGGGAGGTGA
- a CDS encoding Hsp20/alpha crystallin family protein codes for MSVRDLIPWSRGGSQAPSIYRGDDMDPFLSLHRNVNRLFDEVFRGFDTPSVPGRVPPLNGTWPSVEFSETDKEIRVTAEIPGLDENDVEVMLDDGVLTLRGEKKAETEDKDRQFSERYYGRFERRFSLGREVEDDQVAATFKNGVLTVTLPKTKKAQANAKRIAINGNK; via the coding sequence ATGAGCGTACGTGACTTGATTCCCTGGAGCCGTGGCGGCAGCCAGGCACCGAGTATTTATCGCGGTGACGACATGGATCCGTTCCTGTCGCTGCACCGCAATGTCAACCGGCTATTCGACGAAGTGTTCCGCGGTTTTGACACGCCTTCGGTTCCTGGCCGCGTGCCTCCTCTCAATGGCACTTGGCCAAGCGTGGAGTTCTCGGAAACCGATAAGGAAATCCGGGTGACGGCCGAAATCCCTGGCCTCGATGAAAACGACGTCGAGGTCATGCTGGATGATGGTGTTTTGACGCTTCGCGGCGAGAAGAAAGCAGAAACCGAGGACAAGGACCGCCAGTTCAGCGAGCGCTATTATGGGCGCTTTGAGCGGCGCTTCAGCCTCGGTCGGGAGGTTGAGGACGACCAGGTGGCGGCGACGTTCAAGAACGGTGTGCTCACCGTGACACTGCCGAAGACCAAAAAGGCGCAGGCAAACGCCAAGCGGATTGCAATCAACGGCAACAAATGA
- a CDS encoding Hsp20 family protein, whose amino-acid sequence MRTNLDFSPFYRSSIGFDRIFNLLENASPPQNADNWPPYDIAKLGEDTYRIVLAVAGFAEDELTITQEPNMLVIEGARTEDDDVQYLHHGLALRPFTRRFELADHVTIVGAKLENGLLIIDLKKEIPEEMKPRRIAINVETDKKAASKRIESAAA is encoded by the coding sequence ATGAGAACGAACCTGGACTTTTCCCCCTTCTATCGGTCGAGCATCGGCTTTGACCGCATCTTCAACCTGCTCGAAAACGCCAGCCCACCACAGAACGCGGACAACTGGCCGCCCTACGATATCGCCAAGCTCGGCGAAGACACCTACCGCATTGTCCTTGCGGTCGCCGGTTTCGCTGAAGACGAGCTTACGATCACGCAGGAGCCAAATATGCTCGTGATCGAGGGCGCCAGGACAGAGGACGACGATGTTCAGTACCTCCATCATGGTTTGGCGTTGAGGCCGTTCACGCGCCGCTTCGAACTGGCCGATCATGTGACCATTGTCGGGGCAAAGCTCGAAAACGGTCTGCTGATCATCGACCTCAAGAAAGAAATTCCCGAGGAGATGAAGCCGCGCCGCATCGCGATCAATGTCGAGACCGACAAGAAGGCGGCGTCCAAGCGCATTGAAAGCGCGGCGGCCTGA
- a CDS encoding DUF982 domain-containing protein produces the protein MEIPFPSLFAVAFAKLAGMGLPGTDIVAHTARQDQLPLTVEGRSLMESATFKQPVFVRDDGYGVQKIGCVMDAIEFLEEWPVERRGLLHAAASDACCSAYDGGKSVEAANKAFRTWARRVGVIEDVPVAPPWMTGPKISKVDQLLEGEG, from the coding sequence TTGGAAATCCCGTTTCCGTCCTTGTTTGCCGTGGCGTTCGCCAAGCTCGCAGGCATGGGTTTGCCGGGAACTGACATCGTCGCCCACACGGCGAGGCAGGATCAGTTGCCGCTCACGGTTGAAGGGAGGTCACTAATGGAAAGTGCGACGTTCAAACAGCCGGTTTTCGTAAGAGACGACGGCTATGGTGTCCAAAAGATCGGCTGTGTCATGGATGCGATAGAGTTTCTGGAAGAATGGCCGGTTGAAAGACGCGGCCTTCTCCACGCAGCGGCGTCTGATGCATGCTGCTCCGCGTACGATGGTGGGAAGTCTGTCGAGGCAGCGAACAAGGCCTTTAGGACTTGGGCACGCAGGGTCGGTGTCATCGAGGACGTGCCCGTAGCGCCGCCGTGGATGACAGGGCCGAAGATCAGCAAGGTAGACCAACTTTTAGAAGGTGAGGGCTAA
- a CDS encoding usg protein, producing MVSREFRLQVEGYGLTTAEIHYHLPDHPSLLQLYVWQEYDLAPEFPTLKGFLDYWERELEGALHSVRVAHHRLIRPSEWQAVDGILTIQ from the coding sequence ATGGTCAGCAGGGAGTTCCGGCTGCAGGTGGAGGGCTACGGTCTCACCACCGCGGAGATCCACTACCACCTTCCCGATCATCCAAGCCTTCTGCAGCTCTACGTTTGGCAGGAATACGATCTCGCACCGGAATTCCCGACCCTCAAGGGGTTTCTGGATTACTGGGAGCGCGAACTCGAAGGCGCGCTGCATTCCGTGCGCGTCGCCCATCACCGCCTTATCCGGCCTTCCGAATGGCAGGCCGTCGACGGCATCCTCACAATTCAATAG
- the groES gene encoding co-chaperone GroES, giving the protein MTFRPLHDRILVRRIEAEEKTAGGIIIPDTAKEKPQEGEVIAVGPGARDESGKLTPLDVKIGDRILFGKWSGTEIKLNGEDLLIMKESDVMGVIEQATAVKKAA; this is encoded by the coding sequence ATGACGTTCCGTCCATTGCATGATCGTATCCTGGTCCGCCGCATCGAAGCCGAGGAGAAGACGGCCGGCGGCATCATCATCCCCGACACCGCCAAGGAGAAGCCGCAGGAGGGCGAGGTGATTGCCGTAGGCCCAGGCGCCCGCGACGAGAGCGGCAAGCTCACGCCTCTCGACGTCAAGATCGGCGATCGCATCCTGTTTGGCAAATGGTCCGGCACTGAGATCAAGCTCAACGGCGAGGACCTGCTGATCATGAAGGAAAGCGACGTGATGGGCGTGATCGAGCAGGCCACGGCGGTCAAGAAGGCCGCCTGA
- the groL gene encoding chaperonin GroEL (60 kDa chaperone family; promotes refolding of misfolded polypeptides especially under stressful conditions; forms two stacked rings of heptamers to form a barrel-shaped 14mer; ends can be capped by GroES; misfolded proteins enter the barrel where they are refolded when GroES binds): MAAKEVKFHSDAREKMLRGVNILADAVKVTLGPKGRNVVIDKSFGAPRITKDGVTVAKEIELEDKFENMGAQMVREVASKTSDLAGDGTTTATVLAQAIVREGAKAVASGMNPMDLKRGIDKAVEAVVAELKANARKVTKNDEIAQVGTISANGDAEIGRFLAEAMQKVGNEGVITVEEAKTAETELEVVEGMQFDRGYLSPYFITNQDKMRVELEEPYVLIHEKKLSNLQALLPVLEAVVQSSKPLLIIAEDVEGEALATLVVNKLRGGLKVAAVKAPGFGDRRKAMLEDIAILTGGTAISEDLGIKLENVTLNMLGRAKKVVIEKENTTIVDGAGSKSEIQGRVSQIKAQIEETTSDYDKEKLQERLAKLAGGVAVIRVGGSTEVEVKERKDRVDDAMHATRAAVEEGVLPGGGVALLRAAKALDGVQAENEDQKHGIEIVRRAIEAPVRQIAENAGAEGSIIVGKLREKPEFGWGWNAQTNAFGDLYNEGVIDPVKVVRTALQDAASVAGLLVTTEAMVAEKPKKDPAVPAMPAGGMDF, encoded by the coding sequence ATGGCTGCCAAGGAAGTGAAATTCCATTCCGACGCGCGCGAGAAGATGCTGCGCGGCGTCAACATCCTCGCCGACGCGGTAAAGGTGACACTCGGCCCCAAGGGCCGCAACGTCGTCATCGACAAGTCGTTCGGCGCCCCGCGCATCACCAAGGACGGCGTCACCGTCGCCAAGGAAATCGAGCTTGAGGACAAGTTCGAGAACATGGGCGCGCAGATGGTCCGCGAAGTCGCCTCGAAGACCAGCGATCTTGCCGGCGACGGCACCACCACCGCGACCGTTCTTGCGCAGGCGATCGTCCGCGAAGGCGCCAAGGCGGTCGCGTCGGGGATGAACCCGATGGACCTGAAACGCGGCATTGACAAGGCAGTAGAAGCCGTCGTGGCTGAGCTGAAGGCCAATGCCCGCAAGGTGACCAAGAATGACGAGATCGCCCAGGTTGGCACCATCTCGGCCAATGGCGACGCCGAGATCGGCCGCTTCCTTGCGGAAGCGATGCAGAAGGTCGGCAACGAGGGCGTCATCACCGTCGAGGAAGCCAAGACCGCCGAGACCGAGCTGGAAGTCGTTGAGGGCATGCAGTTCGACCGTGGTTACCTCAGCCCGTATTTCATCACCAACCAGGACAAGATGCGCGTCGAACTGGAAGAGCCCTATGTTCTGATCCACGAGAAGAAGCTGTCCAATCTGCAGGCGCTGCTTCCGGTGCTGGAAGCTGTCGTGCAGTCGTCCAAACCGCTGCTGATCATCGCCGAGGATGTCGAGGGCGAAGCGTTGGCGACGCTGGTCGTCAACAAGCTGCGCGGTGGCCTCAAGGTCGCCGCCGTCAAGGCGCCGGGCTTCGGCGACCGCCGCAAGGCGATGCTGGAGGATATTGCCATCCTCACCGGCGGCACCGCGATCTCGGAAGATCTTGGCATCAAGCTTGAGAATGTCACGCTCAACATGTTGGGCCGCGCCAAGAAGGTGGTGATCGAGAAGGAGAACACGACCATCGTCGACGGCGCCGGCTCGAAGAGCGAGATCCAGGGTCGCGTCAGCCAGATCAAGGCGCAGATCGAGGAGACGACCTCCGACTACGACAAGGAAAAGCTGCAGGAGCGGCTGGCCAAGCTCGCCGGCGGCGTCGCCGTCATCCGCGTCGGCGGCTCGACCGAGGTCGAGGTCAAGGAGCGCAAGGACCGCGTCGACGATGCCATGCATGCGACGCGCGCTGCGGTTGAGGAAGGCGTGTTGCCAGGTGGCGGCGTGGCGCTTCTGCGCGCCGCCAAGGCACTGGACGGCGTGCAGGCCGAGAATGAGGACCAGAAACACGGTATCGAGATCGTGCGCCGCGCGATCGAGGCGCCCGTGCGCCAGATCGCCGAGAACGCCGGCGCGGAAGGCTCGATCATCGTCGGCAAGCTGCGTGAGAAACCGGAGTTCGGCTGGGGCTGGAACGCACAGACCAACGCGTTCGGCGACCTCTACAACGAGGGCGTCATCGACCCGGTGAAGGTGGTGCGGACCGCGCTCCAGGATGCGGCATCGGTTGCCGGCCTGCTGGTGACGACGGAAGCGATGGTTGCCGAGAAGCCGAAGAAGGACCCCGCGGTTCCGGCAATGCCGGCTGGCGGCATGGACTTCTGA
- a CDS encoding DUF982 domain-containing protein: MEHNQFQHPVRVLVGLGFPTDIQSVQDAFVLLDEWPPSKRNAAHGIALNACRAALAGDVDAETARSTFVAFARRMDLLVPAAGDVVAANAVGALGVASGGHYNNSM, encoded by the coding sequence ATGGAACACAACCAGTTTCAGCATCCCGTAAGGGTGCTCGTGGGTCTTGGGTTTCCGACCGACATTCAAAGTGTACAGGACGCCTTCGTCCTGCTGGATGAATGGCCGCCATCGAAGCGAAACGCTGCTCATGGGATCGCGCTCAATGCCTGTCGGGCAGCCCTTGCCGGCGATGTGGATGCCGAAACCGCTCGTAGCACTTTTGTTGCCTTCGCCCGCCGCATGGATTTGCTTGTACCGGCCGCAGGGGACGTCGTCGCGGCTAACGCAGTCGGTGCCTTGGGCGTCGCTTCAGGAGGCCATTACAACAACTCGATGTGA
- a CDS encoding DUF982 domain-containing protein, whose protein sequence is MRDVRFPEPVRLRVKPARERIVASSWEALECLHDQWPIWARGPSYRAACRTCRDSLDGWRRPQQARRAFLKAARRAGLIQT, encoded by the coding sequence ATGAGGGATGTTCGATTTCCCGAACCAGTGAGACTTCGCGTGAAGCCCGCAAGGGAGCGCATCGTTGCCAGTTCCTGGGAAGCGCTCGAGTGCCTTCACGACCAATGGCCAATATGGGCGAGAGGACCAAGCTATCGAGCAGCCTGCCGCACTTGCCGCGATTCCCTGGACGGTTGGCGGCGCCCGCAACAAGCAAGAAGGGCCTTCTTGAAGGCGGCGCGTCGCGCCGGTCTGATCCAGACCTGA